In Trichlorobacter lovleyi, the DNA window GCTTGAAGCCGGTGAAGACCCGCTCTTTATCCTGCGCCGGATGATCATCCTGGCCTCTGAAGATATCGGCAATGCCGATCCCCGCGCCCTGCAGATGGCGGTCTCTGCCCTACAGGCCTTCCAGATGGTGGGGATGCCGGAAGGGCGGATTATCCTGGGGCAAGCCGTCACCTACCTGGCCACCGCCCCCAAGTCCAACGCCTCCTACCTGGGGATCGATGCCGCCCTGTCGGAAGTACGCAAATCCGGTGCGCTGGAGGTACCGTTGCATATCCGCAATGCCCCCACCAAGCTGATGAAGGAGCTGGGCTACCACCAGGGCTACCAGTACGCCCACGACTTCAGCGCCGGTTATGTACAGCAGGAATACCTGCCGGAGAAACTGCAGGGCCGGAAATTCTATGCCCCCAAAGGGCACGGCTACGAGAAGAACATCCTTGAACGGATGGAATGGCTGAAGAGGCTGGGGAACAAAAAAACAACCGAATGAAGGAATACGTATGTTTTTTATCAACCGCTTGTATCGCCGGCTTCTAACGAAAGCGATCTGCATCAGCTCTTTTTCGCTTCTGGCCCTACTGGCACAACTATCCTTATCGGGTTGTATCAGCACACACCAGGAGCGCCCCCTGGCAACGGTCTTGGCTGATATAAACAGAAATGCTCTCGAAAAAGACTACAACCCCAATGCAAGGGAAAAATTGAATGAGACCTGGAACGTATATCCATTAAGCATCGCTGCACTTGAAAATCAGCCTTTAACGGTGACCATGTTGCTGAATAAAGGCGCCGATATTGATGCTTCGATACAAGATTTGAAACAAATAGCATCCATGCAGGTTCCGTATTTAAGTTATGCACGAAACAGAATTATGTATGACAAGGCCAATTCCGCCATAGAACGACTCAATCAGCTCAAATCACAACACGTAAAGCCGGTCAACAACACTAGTCCCCCCGTTCGCACGCAGGAAGAAATCACGATCAAACCGGTTGCGGACGAGCTTCTGAACATCAAGACCAAGCCCGGCAAACCGGCAGGCAGATACGACATTGCCGTAGTAATCGGCAATGCCAATTACTCTACCGGCGGCACCCCCAATGTGGATTTTGCCCTGCAGGATGCGCGGGTCATGAAGCAGTACCTGACCACGACCTTTGGCTACGATCCGGCGAACATCATCTACCTTGAGAATGCCACGCTGGCAAAAATGTATGAGGTCTTCGGCACAGATAACGACTACCAAGGCAAGCTTTTCAAATGGGTCAAACCAGGCCAGAGCAGGATCTTTATCTACTATGTCGGCCACGGGGCGCCGGACCAGGAATCAGGTGAAGGTTACTTTGTGCCGGTGGATGCCACCCCCCAGTACATCCGTACCAGCGGCTACAAACTCTCCACCTTTTATGAAAACCTCGCCAAGATTCCGGCGGTTCAAAAGACCGTGGTGATCGACGCCTGTTTCTCCGGCAGCTCTGCCAACGGCCAACTGCTGCAAGGAGTCAGCGGCCTGACAGCCAGGCTCAAATCTGAACCCAAGGCATCAACAGCTGCAGATATCCTGCTGACCAGCGCCGGCATGAATCAGGTGGCTGGCTGGTATCCTGAAAAAGGGCATTCCCTGTTCACCTACTTCTTCCTGAAAGGGATTCAAGGCAGTGCCGACACCAACAGAGACGGTACAATCACCCTGGGAGAAATGAAGGCCTGGTTAAACGATCAGGTTCCCTACATGGCCAGGCGCCTGACCGGTAACGAACAGCAACCGGTGCTGCTGGGCAGGGACAGCGATGAGCTTGTAGTGCTGAAACCATAGTCGAAACCTACACGGGAGGGAGCCATGAGCGTCCGCAACATGCAGGGCAATCCGCACATCTGGGAGCAGTTGGGCTGGGAGGATATGAGCGCGACGGAACAGCAGCTATGGAGCGCATTGGGCTGGGATCAGGACCACTGGGACAACAACGATGCCCCGCCAAGCTCGGACAAGGAATGGAGCGAGCTGAACCAGCAGGAGCAGTATGCCG includes these proteins:
- a CDS encoding caspase family protein — encoded protein: MYDKANSAIERLNQLKSQHVKPVNNTSPPVRTQEEITIKPVADELLNIKTKPGKPAGRYDIAVVIGNANYSTGGTPNVDFALQDARVMKQYLTTTFGYDPANIIYLENATLAKMYEVFGTDNDYQGKLFKWVKPGQSRIFIYYVGHGAPDQESGEGYFVPVDATPQYIRTSGYKLSTFYENLAKIPAVQKTVVIDACFSGSSANGQLLQGVSGLTARLKSEPKASTAADILLTSAGMNQVAGWYPEKGHSLFTYFFLKGIQGSADTNRDGTITLGEMKAWLNDQVPYMARRLTGNEQQPVLLGRDSDELVVLKP